The genomic interval TCGAGGAGCTCGACGCGATGCTGCGCGAGGCGCGCGCCCTCAAGGTGCTCGACTGGGTCACCAACTACCTCGCGATGAAGCACAAGGAGGCCGACCGCCTGCGGGAGCTGTGGCTCGGAGATCCGGCCGACGAGGTCGCCGCCGCTGGCTGGGAGCTCACCGCCGATCGCGTGCAGCGCTCACCCGACGGCCTCGACCTCGACGCGCTGCTCGACACGATCGAAGCCGAGATGGCCTCAGTCCCCAGCCGCACCCAGTGGTCGATGAACAAGACACTCGCCTACCTCGGCATCCACCATCCGCAGCTGCGCGAGCGAGCGCTCGCGATCGGAGAGCGCCTCGAGGTGCTCAAGGACTACCCCACTCCCCCGAACTGCACCTCTCCCTACGCTCCCGCGTGGATCGGCGAGAT from Salinibacterium sp. ZJ70 carries:
- a CDS encoding DNA alkylation repair protein; the encoded protein is MTETAPALLAELAELEDPRMRAVNERHGDDHGVNLSALRGIAKRVKRNPELARELWATDDTAARLLGILLTTPRDWSVEELDAMLREARALKVLDWVTNYLAMKHKEADRLRELWLGDPADEVAAAGWELTADRVQRSPDGLDLDALLDTIEAEMASVPSRTQWSMNKTLAYLGIHHPQLRERALAIGERLEVLKDYPTPPNCTSPYAPAWIGEIVGRMDASEAR